A genome region from Anopheles stephensi strain Indian chromosome 2, UCI_ANSTEP_V1.0, whole genome shotgun sequence includes the following:
- the LOC118517583 gene encoding cilia- and flagella-associated protein 45-like isoform X1: MICPQNSIVREFTIGTSKSSSQKVCSFHGANIAFDFLPSPQECDLMLRWRPIHLQRDDPYEGKNVVRIMNKDNIRKLLIPSKESSVYPAFWSREDYEKMQDKAKLKTLEDRLAQFKANEVEKKNMLEESERRKKRLQEIDRERQQKGGKVGNILEDGHGDRDSDTSPRKIIDRAFLAKQEQEEEVKRANRIILAAKCHIIRDAQIAEKQEIERELRTEELRLEKMMLQENEKALKEEEKKREVNKVLTTQHSEEIRNQLLEREKMRLKEAERIEEEARVLKQAQMAIAEEEKRKEKERHDRINQVRDGLKKAYELSAHYKQVEFEEQRIAELKIQEYMRQRMERQKKLEFERKIAAEVREKEHDRMLKIQQKLLDTKTEKNDMDLRRGQEHIEREFRRREKEAAIKKKELEQQLAVARAAQLEAVKTERAMQLARDELEHKKAIEKLKIEEAKEMEQKRKQLKLRERYREEIIQQMNLKEQERREKERIARNEQQALLEAEKKRDKNIKSIISNKIKMMKESQVPERFIKDVERQLNLGK; encoded by the exons ATGATTTGCCCACAAAACAGCATCGTCCGGGAGTTTACAATCGGCACCAGTAAGTCTTCCTCACAGAAAGTGTGCTCTTTTCACGGAGCTAATATTGCCTTCGATTTCCTTCCCAGCCCTCAAGAATGCGACCTGATGCTTCGATGGAGACCCATTCATCTTCAACGCGATGACCCTTATGAAGGCAAAAATGTAGTCCGGATCATGAACAAGGATAATATTCGTAAGCTACTCATTCCTAGCAAGGAATCATCCGTGTATCCGGCATTTTGGTCCAGAGAGGACTACGAAAAGATGCAGGACAAAGCAAAGCTGAAGACCCTTGAAGATCGTTTGGCTCAGTTTAAAGCAAACGAAgtggagaagaagaatatgCTCGAAGAGTCGGAAAGACGCAAGAAACGCTTGCAAGAAATCGATCGGGAACGGCAACAGAAAGGTGGCAAAGTTGGCAACATCCTTGAGGATGGACATGGTGACCGGGACTCCGATACCAGTCCCAGAAAAATAATCGATCGCGCATTCCTGGCTAAACAAGAGCAAGAGGAGGAAGTCAAGCGAGCTAATCGCATCATTTTAGCTGCCAAATGTCACATTATTAGGGATGCTCAGATAGCGGAAAAGCAGGAAATCGAGCGTGAACTACGCACGGAAGAACTGCGACTAGAGAAAATGATGCTTCAGGAGAATGAAAAAGCACTCAAAGAGGAGGAAAAGAAACGAGAAGTCAACAAAGTGCTAACCACCCAGCATTCGGAGGAGATACGCAATCAATTGCTCGAACGGGAAAAAATGCGTCTCAAGGAAGCGGAACGTATCGAGGAAGAGGCCCGAGTTCTGAAGCAGGCTCAAATGGCAATAGCCGAagaggaaaaacgaaaagaaaaagagcgCCACGATCGCATCAACCAGGTACGGGACGGGTTGAAGAAAGCGTATGAGCTATCCGCGCACTACAAGCAGGTCGAGTTTGAGGAACAACGCATTGCCGAGCTCAAAATTCAAGAGTATATGCGCCAGCGGATGGAACGCCAGAAAAAGCTTGAATTTGAGCGCAAAATTGCTGCCGAGGTGCGGGAAAAGGAGCATGACCGAATGCTCAAGATTCAGCAAAAACTACTCGATACCAAAACGGAGAAAAACGATATGGACTTGCGCCGGGGACAAGAACACATAGAACGAGAATTCCGGCGCCGCGAGAAGGAAGCTGCCATCAAAAAGAAGGAACTCGAGCAACAGCTAGCCGTGGCACGAGCCGCCCAATTAGAGGCCGTG AAAACGGAGCGCGCTATGCAGCTGGCGCGCGATGAGCTGGAGCACAAGAAAGCAATTGAAAAGCTTAAAATTGAGGAAGCCAAGGAGATGGAGCAAAAGCGCAAACAGCTCAAGCTACGCGAAAGGTATCGTGAAGAGATTATCCAACAAATGAATCTGAAAGAGCAGGAGCGCCGGGAAAAGGAACGTATTGCTAGAAATGAACAGCAAGCCTTACTGGAGGCAGAGAAGAAACGTGATAA GAACATCAAATCCATAATTTCTAACAAAATCAAGATGATGAAGGAAAGCCAGGTCCCGGAGCGATTCATCAAGGATGTCGAGCGACAACTTAATCTCGGAAAATGA
- the LOC118517583 gene encoding cilia- and flagella-associated protein 45-like isoform X2 yields the protein MPIKSKSAKNFVKTQARTNYINDLPTKQHRPGVYNRHHPQECDLMLRWRPIHLQRDDPYEGKNVVRIMNKDNIRKLLIPSKESSVYPAFWSREDYEKMQDKAKLKTLEDRLAQFKANEVEKKNMLEESERRKKRLQEIDRERQQKGGKVGNILEDGHGDRDSDTSPRKIIDRAFLAKQEQEEEVKRANRIILAAKCHIIRDAQIAEKQEIERELRTEELRLEKMMLQENEKALKEEEKKREVNKVLTTQHSEEIRNQLLEREKMRLKEAERIEEEARVLKQAQMAIAEEEKRKEKERHDRINQVRDGLKKAYELSAHYKQVEFEEQRIAELKIQEYMRQRMERQKKLEFERKIAAEVREKEHDRMLKIQQKLLDTKTEKNDMDLRRGQEHIEREFRRREKEAAIKKKELEQQLAVARAAQLEAVKTERAMQLARDELEHKKAIEKLKIEEAKEMEQKRKQLKLRERYREEIIQQMNLKEQERREKERIARNEQQALLEAEKKRDKNIKSIISNKIKMMKESQVPERFIKDVERQLNLGK from the exons ATGCCGATTAAATCGAAATCTGCTAAAAACTTTGTCAAAACTCAAGCCCGAACGAACTACATCAATGATTTGCCCACAAAACAGCATCGTCCGGGAGTTTACAATCGGCACCA CCCTCAAGAATGCGACCTGATGCTTCGATGGAGACCCATTCATCTTCAACGCGATGACCCTTATGAAGGCAAAAATGTAGTCCGGATCATGAACAAGGATAATATTCGTAAGCTACTCATTCCTAGCAAGGAATCATCCGTGTATCCGGCATTTTGGTCCAGAGAGGACTACGAAAAGATGCAGGACAAAGCAAAGCTGAAGACCCTTGAAGATCGTTTGGCTCAGTTTAAAGCAAACGAAgtggagaagaagaatatgCTCGAAGAGTCGGAAAGACGCAAGAAACGCTTGCAAGAAATCGATCGGGAACGGCAACAGAAAGGTGGCAAAGTTGGCAACATCCTTGAGGATGGACATGGTGACCGGGACTCCGATACCAGTCCCAGAAAAATAATCGATCGCGCATTCCTGGCTAAACAAGAGCAAGAGGAGGAAGTCAAGCGAGCTAATCGCATCATTTTAGCTGCCAAATGTCACATTATTAGGGATGCTCAGATAGCGGAAAAGCAGGAAATCGAGCGTGAACTACGCACGGAAGAACTGCGACTAGAGAAAATGATGCTTCAGGAGAATGAAAAAGCACTCAAAGAGGAGGAAAAGAAACGAGAAGTCAACAAAGTGCTAACCACCCAGCATTCGGAGGAGATACGCAATCAATTGCTCGAACGGGAAAAAATGCGTCTCAAGGAAGCGGAACGTATCGAGGAAGAGGCCCGAGTTCTGAAGCAGGCTCAAATGGCAATAGCCGAagaggaaaaacgaaaagaaaaagagcgCCACGATCGCATCAACCAGGTACGGGACGGGTTGAAGAAAGCGTATGAGCTATCCGCGCACTACAAGCAGGTCGAGTTTGAGGAACAACGCATTGCCGAGCTCAAAATTCAAGAGTATATGCGCCAGCGGATGGAACGCCAGAAAAAGCTTGAATTTGAGCGCAAAATTGCTGCCGAGGTGCGGGAAAAGGAGCATGACCGAATGCTCAAGATTCAGCAAAAACTACTCGATACCAAAACGGAGAAAAACGATATGGACTTGCGCCGGGGACAAGAACACATAGAACGAGAATTCCGGCGCCGCGAGAAGGAAGCTGCCATCAAAAAGAAGGAACTCGAGCAACAGCTAGCCGTGGCACGAGCCGCCCAATTAGAGGCCGTG AAAACGGAGCGCGCTATGCAGCTGGCGCGCGATGAGCTGGAGCACAAGAAAGCAATTGAAAAGCTTAAAATTGAGGAAGCCAAGGAGATGGAGCAAAAGCGCAAACAGCTCAAGCTACGCGAAAGGTATCGTGAAGAGATTATCCAACAAATGAATCTGAAAGAGCAGGAGCGCCGGGAAAAGGAACGTATTGCTAGAAATGAACAGCAAGCCTTACTGGAGGCAGAGAAGAAACGTGATAA GAACATCAAATCCATAATTTCTAACAAAATCAAGATGATGAAGGAAAGCCAGGTCCCGGAGCGATTCATCAAGGATGTCGAGCGACAACTTAATCTCGGAAAATGA